Within Burkholderia humptydooensis, the genomic segment TCGTTACCCGCAACGCCGGTGAACTTGACCGACATTTCGGGGCCGATGCCGCCACCGGCCACGCCGTACTGCTTGCCGGCGGCGTCCTGGTCCTTTGCAATTGCCGCGGCCAGGATGTCGGCGCTAATAGCGCGGGCCTCGATTGCCGCCTGTGTTTTTGGAAACTGCGCCGCGCCGAACGCGTCGGAATCGAAAGCCGCAGTTTGCTTATCGGCTGCTGACCCAATCTTCACGACCTTGGTGCTCAAGGCCATCCCCGCGGTCAAACACAGCAACAGCGCCGCGGCGATGCCCGCGCGCATACCGTGACGGGAGCGATGATTCCTCGCTGGGACGATTGTGCTCATGGGAATGTCTCCTGTACTTTATTTATGAGCCACAGAAATGCTAAGTGGCTGTGCCGAACTGCGCTGCGATGTCCTCGGTCGACGTCGCGTTCGACTGGCCGCGCGTGGCGTCTTCGAGGCTCACAATGGATTGCGCGATCGCTTCCGTCGTGGCGAGCGTATTGATAGCGCCGGTCCGCAACGCGCCCAAGACTGCGGTGGTTTTCGTATTCTCGCTGGCTACCGCAATGACGTTCGGAATTTGCCTCAGTTCATCGAGACTCAGGCCAATGACGCGATCCTGCACTGGCGTGACAACCGGGCGACCGCCAATGCCGATGAAGTGGTAACCCATCACGTCGCCGACTGCACCGAGGTGCCGCAGTTCGGCGATCTCATCCGACGCGAACCAGCCGGCGCGGACCATATTGCTGTCTTCATTGATGTTGCCGATCCCGACCAATGCAACATGAGCCCGGCGAGCCTTGTCGAGCGTCGACTTGACCGCATCGTTGTTGAGCAGCTCCTCCCTGACCTGCAAGCCGCGCACCAACGCCGGGGCATAGAGCGTTTCGCTGGCGCCGCCGAAGCGAATCGCGAGTTGCCGGCTGATATGGTCAGGATTCATCGTCTCGCCGCCTCGGTAGAACCCCCCGATCGCACAGACGAAGGTGGCCGAACGCTGCGTCGACGAGATCGCATGTTCCGCAATGGCATTGATGTTTCGGCCCATCCCCACGGCGACGATCGTGTTGTTGGCCAGGATCCGGTCGAGATGGCTCGCGACGAGACCGGCGAGCAACTCGCGCTGCTTGTCCTGATCCTTGTGGTTGACGGAAATGATCGCCTTTTTGATGTTGAAGCGCTGGATCAGATCGCGTTCCAGGTCGCGCGTGTCGCGAGGGTGGTGACGAACGCGAATTTCGACAATACCCTCGTCCTGAGCGCGTTTCAAAAGGCGTCCAATCTTGGCGCGGGACAGCGAAAACTGCTTCGACAAATCCTCCTGGGTAAGTCCGTCTACATAGTAAAGCGTCGCAAGACGAGTCAGTTCGTCGGTAGTCACGGTTTTACCCTCCATCCACTAGGCGCTCAAACGCAAGCGTTCGGATTGTTGCGGTTCTCCTGGTGGTTATCCTCATATTCCCTGATGAGATTCACCTTCGGAATGGAGCGCCCACCGTCGAAGTGAGCCCCGAGCCACTTGTCGACGATTGCCTTGGCGAGTTCCGGACCGACAACGCGAGCACCGATCGTAATGATTTGCGCATCATTGCTCTTGCTTGCGCGGTCCGCAGAATAAGTGTCGTGGCACTGCGCCGCCCGAATACTGCGGACTTTATTGGCGGCAATCGCCATACCGATCCCCGTGCCGCATAGCAGAACCGCCCGCTCGTATTCGCCTGCGGCAACCTTCTCTGCAACCGCGAACGCAATATTCGGGTAGTGGACAGGTTCAGCTTCGTAAGTGCCGAAGTCCGTAACGTCGACTCCCAGCTTCAAGAGATGCTGCTTGATGATTTCCTTCAGTTCGAACGCGGCTTCATCGCAGCCGATTGCCAGCTTCATAGCTTGCCTCATCAACTAGTCACATAAGTTCGATCGCGAGTTTGCACAAGCGCTCACTATTGAACAAATTCTCCGCCCAAAGATTTGAGGTGTCAAGGCATCGGCTGCGGCATACGGGATTGCCCTCAGACACGTTCTGGACCAACTTCATGCCTAGGTTCAGGGCTCTCTGCGTTTGCGCCGATGCGGGTTAACCATAAATCAGCGCCGATTGACACCCAGGCCACACCTACCTAACATGCATTTCACATGAACGGATGAACACGCTTGAGCAAATGTCATGCACGGTAGACGGCGTTCTTCGAAATGCCCGCCCGTGCAGCGCAGGCGGAACAGCGCTCGAGGAAGCGTAGGGATCACTGCATCAAAGGCTCAATTGAGGAGCCGGATGATGGCAATGCGGCAGGTGTCCATTTCACGCATCACGACGTGAGAGCGTGACTGACGCAGTGATCCACAAAGCGCGGTGAATTGTTAGCTGGTCCGAACTGAACGGCTCTACTTATTATTATTGGTGGAATTGTCATGAACAGCACAAGTGAATCCATGCTGGCGGTCGTCTGCCACG encodes:
- a CDS encoding sugar-binding transcriptional regulator → MEGKTVTTDELTRLATLYYVDGLTQEDLSKQFSLSRAKIGRLLKRAQDEGIVEIRVRHHPRDTRDLERDLIQRFNIKKAIISVNHKDQDKQRELLAGLVASHLDRILANNTIVAVGMGRNINAIAEHAISSTQRSATFVCAIGGFYRGGETMNPDHISRQLAIRFGGASETLYAPALVRGLQVREELLNNDAVKSTLDKARRAHVALVGIGNINEDSNMVRAGWFASDEIAELRHLGAVGDVMGYHFIGIGGRPVVTPVQDRVIGLSLDELRQIPNVIAVASENTKTTAVLGALRTGAINTLATTEAIAQSIVSLEDATRGQSNATSTEDIAAQFGTAT
- the rpiB gene encoding ribose 5-phosphate isomerase B, with product MKLAIGCDEAAFELKEIIKQHLLKLGVDVTDFGTYEAEPVHYPNIAFAVAEKVAAGEYERAVLLCGTGIGMAIAANKVRSIRAAQCHDTYSADRASKSNDAQIITIGARVVGPELAKAIVDKWLGAHFDGGRSIPKVNLIREYEDNHQENRNNPNACV